One genomic window of Micropterus dolomieu isolate WLL.071019.BEF.003 ecotype Adirondacks linkage group LG06, ASM2129224v1, whole genome shotgun sequence includes the following:
- the LOC123972574 gene encoding leukotriene B4 receptor 1-like has product MNNLDLTPTPTAADETDGNDNPVSNDVSTALGALILGLVFLLGVPGNLFIVWSILARIRQRSVTTILILNLACADGFLMALTIFFVIYLAMRSWVFGQVMCKGVFYLCNSNMYASIFLITLMSVHRLVAVVFPSRLSSLVSRKIVRRVIVCMWLLVMVFSVPSLVFRDVIKNTHRSECVPHHSWSRYVKFQYAFETVVGFILPYTVIIISYVLILKRLRQTKFHRKMCSEKLILAIVVMSGLFRLPYHVVNMIQVAAESYPDNSITQTKLYQISQSSRAVTSALAFISSCANPILYTIAGKSYIKQSGLAFMARLFEDQTENKKSQIMGKDKVVTSNVDSANSTGTPTIQNVSRA; this is encoded by the exons ATGAACAACTTGGATCTTACCCCCACGCCTACCGCTGCCGATGAAACAGATGGTAACGACAACCCTGTGAGCAATGACGTCTCCACGGCCTTGGGTGCTCTCATCCTCGGCTTGGTCTTCCTCCTGGGAGTCCCTGGCAACCTCTTCATCGTCTGGAGCATCCTGGCGCGCATCCGGCAACGCTCCgtcaccaccatcctcatcctcaACCTGGCGTGCGCCGATGGCTTCCTCATGGCCCTCACCATCTTCTTCGTTATCTACCTGGCCATGCGGTCATGGGTCTTTGGTCAAGTCATGTGCAAAGGCGTGTTCTACCTATGCAACTCCAACATGTACGCCTCCATCTTTCTGATCACACTGATGAGCGTGCACAGGCTGGTGGCCGTGGTGTTCCCGAGTAGACTGTCCTCCCTGGTCAGCAGGAAGATTGTGAGGAGGGTGATCGTATGCATGTGGCTGCTGGTGATGGTGTTTTCTGTTCCCTCACTGGTGTTTCGAGACGTGATAAAGAACACGCATAGATCAGAGTGTGTGCCCCATCACAGCTGGTCTCGATAT GTAAAGTTTCAGTATGCCTTTGAGACAGTGGTGGGATTCATTCTTCCTTATACAGTCATCATAATCAGCTACGTCCTCATCCTGAAACGCCTGAGGCAGACCAAGTTCCATCGAAAGATGTGCAGCGAGAAACTCATCCTGGCTATCGTGGTGATGTCTGGCCTTTTCCGGTTGCCGTACCATGTTGTCAACATGATACAG GTGGCAGCTGAGTCTTACCCAGACAATTCAATCACACAAACAAA GTTGTACCAAATCTCTCAGTCCAGTCGTGCAGTGACCTCGGCTTTGGCCTTCATCAGCAGCTGTGCTAATCCTATCCTCTACACCATTGCTGGGAAGTCCTACATCAAGCAGAGTGGCCTTGCCTTCATGGCTCGGCTCTTTGAGgaccaaacagaaaacaaaaagagtcAGATCATGGGTAAAGACAAAGTGGTAACCAGCAATGTTGACTCTGCAAACAGCACAGGAACTCCTACTATACAAAATGTGAGCAGAGCTTAA